Proteins encoded within one genomic window of Elephas maximus indicus isolate mEleMax1 chromosome 21, mEleMax1 primary haplotype, whole genome shotgun sequence:
- the LOC126064574 gene encoding protein FAM90A27P-like, with product MKENLEPKKPQEPQTLWPFKKLEREKEQRQREEEHERKALLQKFPKRPKEKQQQNWKESTESCDYLRHPCRPMPFHTTKTGYVLGPALRNWPPVRKPDWKSIFPAWYTIQDHDLSFCSCHGQTKEEEVDITGSSQPAIKHFGEDSTVMAKTTDNRCDACAYYVSQPASKTLGLGHVLSPQAQAEGPDRISKSSPQPARGRRGQDSPLSIQALGKRSAQTPEQNCLNPAKKAKLTTLQILQQNSQKPKLRSGQPLSNTTEFGPKGSPEVTRMIDRQPPHSTSLLSTVETSPIIPPALSNHVRRQPLRIVFTRLNNGQWSSRFRTSPTSLPPE from the exons atgaaggaGAACCTGGAGCCAAAGAAGCCCCAGGAGCCTCAGACCCTTTGGCCCTTTAAGAAgttggaaagagagaaggaacaaaGACAAAG GGAAGAAGAGCATGAGAGGAAAGCTCTACTCCAGAAATTTCCCAAGAGACCCaaagagaaacagcagcaaaatTGGAAGGAATCGACAGAATCTTGTGACTACTTAAGG CATCCTTGCAGGCCCATGCCCTTTCACACTACCAAGACGGGATATGTCCTGGGCCCTGCTCTCAGAAACTGGCCACCTGTAAGGAAACCTGACTGGAAATCCATCTTCCCTGCATGGTATACTATCCAAGATCATGATCTAAGTTTCTGCTCATGTCATGGACAAACTAAAGAAGAAGAAGTGGATATCACTGGCTCTTCTCAGCCAGCAATCAAACACTTTGGCGAGGACTCTACCGTCATGGCCAAGACAACGGACAACAGATGTGATGCCTGTGCTTATTATGTTTCCCAGCCGGCCTCAAAAACCCTTGGCCTGGGCCATGTCCTCAGCCCCCAGGCACAAGCCGAGGGTCCTGATAGGATCTCAAAATCCAGTCCACAGCCTGCCAGAGGTAGAAGGGGCCAGGACTCTCCACTCAGCATCCAGGCACTAGGAAAAAGATCTGCCCAGACACCTGAACAGAATTGCTTGAATCCTGCAAAGAAAGCGAAACTCACGACCCTCCAGATCCTGCAGCAGAACAGTCAGAAACCTAAATTGCGAAGTGGCCAGCCTCTCTCCAATACAACTGAATTTGGACCCAAAGGGTCACCCGAAGTCACCAGGATGATAGACCGCCAGCCTCCACACAGCACATCTCTACTGAGTACTGTTGAAACCAGCCCTATCATTCCACCTGCACTTTCTAACCATGTTCGACGACAGCCTCTCAGAATCGTCTTCACAAGACTGAACAATGGACAGTGGAGCTCCAGGTTCAGAACATCTCCCACCTCTCTCCCTCCTGAGTAG
- the LOC126064575 gene encoding protein FAM90A27P-like: MEPKKPQEPQTLWPFNNLEREKEQRQRQGEHDRKAPLQKFPERPEGKQQQNWKESTESCDYLRHPCRPMPIHTTTMRSVLDPSLRNWPHVRKPDLKSIFPERSPIQDHDPSFFSCHGQTKEEEVGITGSSQPATKHFGQDCTLMAKTADNRCDACAHYVSRPATKTLALGHVLSPQAQAKGPDRISKSSPQPARGRRGQDSPLRIQAPGTRSVQTPVQICLNPAKKAKLTTLQILQQSSQRPDVGAGQPLSSTTEFGPKGPPQVTRMTVLQPPHSTPQLNTVEISPILPPPISSHVP, encoded by the exons ATGGAGCCTAAGAAACCCCAGGAACCTCAGACTCTTTGGCCGTTTAACAActtggaaagagagaaggaacaaaGACAAAG GCAAGGAGAGCATGACAGAAAAGCTCCACTCCAGAAATTTCCCGAGAGACCCGAAGGGAAGCAGCAGCAAAATTGGAAAGAATCAACAGAATCTTGTGACTACTTAAGG CACCCTTGCAGGCCCATGCCCATTCACACTACCACGATGCGATCTGTCTTGGACCCTTCTCTCAGAAACTGGCCACATGTAAGGAAACCTGACCTGAAATCTATCTTCCCTGAAAGGTCTCCTATCCAAGATCATGATCCAAGCTTTTTCTCATGTCATGGACAAACTAAAGAAGAAGAAGTGGGTATCACTGGCTCTTCTCAGCcagcaaccaaacactttggcCAGGACTGTACCCTCATGGCCAAGACAGCAGACAACAGATGTGATGCTTGTGCTCATTATGTTTCCCGGCCAGCCACAAAAACCCTTGCTCTGGGCCATGTCCTCAGCCCCCAAGCACAAGCCAAGGGTCCTGATAGGATCTCAAAATCCAGTCCACAGCCTGCCAGAGGTAGAAGGGGCCAGGACTCTCCACTTAGAATCCAGGCACCAGGAACAAGATCTGTCCAGACCCCCGTACAGATTTGCTTGAATCCTGCGAAGAAAGCAAAACTCACGACCCTCCAGATTCTCCAACAGAGCAGTCAGAGACCTGATGTGGGAGCTGGCCAGCCTCTTTCCAGTACAACTGAATTTGGACCCAAAGGGCCACCCCAAGTCACCAGGATGACTGTCCTCCAGCCTCCACACAGTACACCTCAACTGAATACTGTCGAAATCAGCCCTATCCTTCCACCCCCAATTTCTAGCCACGTTCCATGA